TCGCTTCTACTATTTATGGCTGATGCTGTTCATCAATGTGACGTGCGGCATTGCTGTTATTTCAGCAGCCAAGCCTCTCGCGCAGAACAGCGTAGGACTGAGTACGAGTGCAGCCGCTACACTCGTGGGGATCATGGGTCTGTTTAATGGTATTGGAAGAATTGGCTGGGCGAGTGCTTCTGATTACATTGGCAGATCAACGACCTATTTAACCTTTTTCGTGCTGCAGATTATTTTGTTTGCTGTCCTTCCACTCACCAGTTCGGTCGTGCTTTTCAGTTTGTTTTTCGGCATCATTTATACGTGCTACGGCGGTGGTTTTTCAACCATACCGGCCTTTATTGGAGACCTGTTTGGAACGAAGGAATTAGGGGCCATTCATGGGTATATATTGACAGCGTGGGCTGCCGCGGGCTTAGCAGGTCCGCAGTTTGCAGCATTTATGAATGATACGACAGGGAGCTACTCAAGCAGCCTCATCTTTTTTGCCGGCTTTTTCGTGGTTGCCTTGATCATCTCTATCTTGACTAAAGTGGATATTCGTAAAAAACAAGAAGAAATCAGGAAAACGAAGGCTAGTTAAAGACTAAGGACCAGTGTACCTGGTCCTTATCTATTTACAGCCATTCAAATATATTTGTACAAAATTCTTTGACGTGGGATCGGTTGTTGAATGAAATACCGTACACGTCAAAGATGAGCTCGTCCATGATGTCTGCGCGCAGACGGTCATTGTATGTCGGGTCTTTTCTTTTTTCATTTACGAGCGAAGAAGAGAGAGCTGCGATTTTTTGTTTTTTATTTGGCTCTGGTTCAATGTAGGGAAGTTTCTTAATATAGCCGGCTGTGATCATGTTTGTACGGTTGAGCACTTTTCTAAGCAGGTACTTTGTCAGACTGCTGTTTAACAGTCCAAGAATATAATATAAGTCTTCCTGATTCTCTGTGAATAAGTTGGCGTTTACCCCAAACAAGCTTCCCGGTGGAAGATACGCAGCAGAGAATTCTATTCCCATAGAAGAACAAGTAATTCCTTCTTTATAGAAATAAGCAGGATTTCTTACAGTAAATTGAGAATGTTGTTCCGCTTCTTTTCTCCAATTTTTATGAATGTAGTACTTTGGACGGTAATACCAGGCATCCTTTACTCCTCCATTTTTATAAAAAGGAATCCAGTCTTTATCCTCGCTGCTGATCTCTTCCGGTTTGCTGAGGAAATGACGGTCGTTCCCAGTCGATACCCCCGTTCCTCCTTTAACCACGCTTCCCAAAGATGTATATCCATTTTGAAAAAGGTTAAGGATTTCAGAAGGAACATTGACAGCATAGTTAAAACCAGGAAGGTTTTGAAACGTTTTCTGCTCAAGAATCTGCATTCTTCCCGCAGGAGGGGCATGATAATGCTCGCTGAACTGCCGGTCGATTAACTTCATACCCTGTTCAGCATCTACTTCAGAAGGCGGTTTTTTAACGAGTGTAAGTATGGCTGTTCTAACATCCGCTTTTCTTTTATGGAACAGTCTTCTTGGAGCGAGAATGATCTCTTTTATTTCGGTATGGGTAAGTAAGTACTCTCTAAATTGTTTATAGTACACATTTGTAAGGAAAGAATCTTGTACAATCATGGATAAGACGCCGTAGTCTTTCAGCATTTGAAGTCCTTTGTAAATGAATAAGACGTATAAGTTAGGAATGCCTACTTCCTTAAACTGCTGAGTTAAAAAGCGTTTATTTTCTTTAAAATAGACACTTTCCCTTTTTGATTTATAGGGGGGATTTCCAATGATGGCATCGAATTTTTGAGTGCTTTCTATTTTCAGGAAATCCTGATTCGCAAAGTGGATTTCCGGCATAGGGGTGGAAATGCTGGAATCTACGTCATAAGCATAAAGATGCTCAGGATGAATCCCTTGATTGAGTAATTCCTTAATAAAGATGCCGTCCCCTGTGGAAGGGTCCAGAATTCCAGTCATGTCCCTGCCTTTATTTAAGTGAGATAAAGCGCTTTCAACCATATAGCGGACGGTTGGCAGGGGAGTATCAAATTGGCCTAAAGCTCTTTTCTGTGAAATCATACCTATTACCTCGTCGTTTTTAATTCAATAATACTAAATTACAGGAAATAAGTCACATTTATTAGTTAAAAAGTATTGTATCTTTTTATTTATTATTATGGAAAACTATGGAGGCTGAAGCATGTATAAAGTATTGCCATTTTTATTATTATTTATTACGGCCTGTACACCTGTTCCAGAAGAGGAAAGCGAACCCTCCAACCAGACATCTGAGGAAGAACAGGCTGTTCCAGTGCTTACTCATTTAAAATCTCCCTGGGATATTGAAGTGAAAAATGGTGTTTTTTACATGACAGAACGGAATGGAGCGATCGTCGAGTGGACAGAAGGGGAAGAGAAGAAACGGCATGAAGTTCAAACAACTGAACCAATCAGTCAAATTGGTGAAGGTGGATTATTAGGCTTTAAGCTTCTGCCGGATTTTAAAGAAAATAAAGCAGCATTGGCTTATCACACGTATAAGAAAGAAGATACGCTCTACAATCGATTGATTATTGTGAGATTAGAAGATGAAGTCTGGAAGGAAACAGGGGCGCTCTTAGAAGGAATCCCGGGGCTCAATTTCATAATGGCGGCCGGGTTGAACTGGGTCCGGACAAAAAAATATATGTGACAACGGGCGATTCTTTAAATAAGCCGCTAG
This Halobacillus salinarum DNA region includes the following protein-coding sequences:
- a CDS encoding Eco57I restriction-modification methylase domain-containing protein gives rise to the protein MISQKRALGQFDTPLPTVRYMVESALSHLNKGRDMTGILDPSTGDGIFIKELLNQGIHPEHLYAYDVDSSISTPMPEIHFANQDFLKIESTQKFDAIIGNPPYKSKRESVYFKENKRFLTQQFKEVGIPNLYVLFIYKGLQMLKDYGVLSMIVQDSFLTNVYYKQFREYLLTHTEIKEIILAPRRLFHKRKADVRTAILTLVKKPPSEVDAEQGMKLIDRQFSEHYHAPPAGRMQILEQKTFQNLPGFNYAVNVPSEILNLFQNGYTSLGSVVKGGTGVSTGNDRHFLSKPEEISSEDKDWIPFYKNGGVKDAWYYRPKYYIHKNWRKEAEQHSQFTVRNPAYFYKEGITCSSMGIEFSAAYLPPGSLFGVNANLFTENQEDLYYILGLLNSSLTKYLLRKVLNRTNMITAGYIKKLPYIEPEPNKKQKIAALSSSLVNEKRKDPTYNDRLRADIMDELIFDVYGISFNNRSHVKEFCTNIFEWL
- a CDS encoding PQQ-dependent sugar dehydrogenase; this encodes MYKVLPFLLLFITACTPVPEEESEPSNQTSEEEQAVPVLTHLKSPWDIEVKNGVFYMTERNGAIVEWTEGEEKKRHEVQTTEPISQIGEGGLLGFKLLPDFKENKAALAYHTYKKEDTLYNRLIIVRLEDEVWKETGALLEGIPGLNFIMAAGLNWVRTKKYM